From Oreochromis niloticus isolate F11D_XX linkage group LG1, O_niloticus_UMD_NMBU, whole genome shotgun sequence, a single genomic window includes:
- the LOC109202656 gene encoding uncharacterized protein LOC109202656, translating into MITYIEVQCCTVDDTVYTVKYCKKNKQTDDNMWLYVSRMTQRPSGGGCQCLFTQQQELAVVDLVRADNAIRLHQLRKTILADRQVLNNITHVSITTIRSILGKHSITMKQLYRVPFERNSDRVKGRRAEYVRRILAMDGAAQPHEFIFIDEAGFDLCKTRRRGRNVIGQRAIVHVPGQPGANITLCATISLRGLLHHHAKLGPYNSQHILTFLGALDNIVVQNRPDQPRFVVIWDNVSFHRAALVQAWYSNHNQLEVVYLPPYSPFLNPIEEFFSAWRWRVYDRQPHARMPLLQAMEQACSDIQVTAIHGWFRHARGYFPRCLAGEDIACDVDEVLWPDPNRRRDP; encoded by the exons ATGATTACTTATATTGAAGTACAGTGTTGTACAGTGGAtgatacagtatatacagtaaagTACTGTAAGAAAAATAAGCAAACCGATGACAATATGTGGTTGTACGTCTCTAGAATGACTCAAAGACCTTCTGGGGGAGGATGCCAATGCCTGTTCACACAACAGCAGGAACTTGCCGTTGTGGACCTAGTGAGGGCAGACAATGCCATCCGTCTCCACCAGCTACGAAAGACAATACTTGCAGACAGGCAAGTGCTCAACAACATAACCCATGTGAGCATCACCACCATCAGAAGCATCTTGGGAAAACACAGCATCACCATGAAGCAGCTCTACAGAGTCCCATTTGAGAGGAACAGTGACAGGGTCAAAGGACGTCGAGCTGAATATGTACGG AGAATCTTGGCCATGGATGGAGCTGCACAGCctcatgaattcattttcattgaTGAAGCTGGATTCGACCTGTGCAAAACAAGACGACGGGGTCGTAATGTAATTGGCCAAAGGGCAATTGTGCACGTCCCAGGGCAGCCCGGGGCAAATATCACATTGTGTGCCACCATAAGCCTTCGAGGGCTTCTGCATCATCATGCAAAACTAGGTCCATACAATAGCCAACATATACTCACATTTCTAGGTGCTCTCGATAATATAGTTGTACAGAACAGACCAGATCAGCCCAGGTTTGTGGTGATATGGGATAATGTCAGTTTCCATCGGGCTGCTCTGGTCCAGGCCTGGTACTCCAACCACAATCAACTTGAAGTGGTATACTTGCCCCCTTACTCACCATTTTTAAACCCTATAGAGGAATTTTTTTCGGCTTGGAGATGGCGTGTATATGACCGCCAACCACATGCCCGCATGCCTCTTCTGCAGGCAATGGAACAGGCCTGCAGCGACATTCAGGTGACAGCAATCCATGGATGGTTTCGACATGCAAGGGGATATTTTCCCCGGTGCCTAGCGGGAGAAGACATTGCTTGCGATGTCGATGAGGTCCTGTGGCCAGACCCCAACAGACGGCGGGATCCATGA